One Pararge aegeria chromosome 4, ilParAegt1.1, whole genome shotgun sequence DNA segment encodes these proteins:
- the LOC120637857 gene encoding 28S ribosomal protein S14, mitochondrial, producing MNLNISGLSKFIWKSQTVSGFGFQQVRNKWANWLMVRDVKRRRMSAEHFLERTRINALRKNNVLPLEIRELADKEINKFEMNAIPLRINNRCVITSRPRGIVKEWRMSRIVWRHLADYNKLSGVQRAMWG from the exons ATGAATCTTAACATTTCGGGTCTAAGTAAATTTATATGGAAATCGCAAACAGTGTCGGGTTTCGGG TTTCAGCAGGTTAGGAATAAATGGGCAAATTGGTTAATGGTAAGGGACGTAAAGAGGCGGAGGATGAGCGCTGAACATTTTCTGGAAAGGACTAGAATAAACGCCTTAAGAAAAAACAATGTATTGCCCTTAGAGATCAGAGAACTGGCCGATAAGGAAATCAACAAGTTTGAAATGAATGCTATACCACTAAGGATCAATAACAGATGTGTTATAACATCAAG gCCACGCGGTATTGTCAAAGAATGGCGGATGAGTCGTATTGTCTGGAGACATCTGGCTGATTATAATAAGCTCTCAGGTGTACAGAGAGCTATGTGGGGTTAA
- the LOC120623388 gene encoding 60S acidic ribosomal protein P1, translated as MASKAELACVYSALILVDDDVAVTGEKISTILKAANVDVEPYWPGLFAKALEGVNVRDLITNIGSGVGAAPAGGAPAAAASAAAPAAEAAKEEKKEEEPEESDDDMGFGLFD; from the exons atggcaTCAAAGGCTGAATTAGCTTGTGTTTACTCCGCTCTCATcctggttgatgatgatgttgccGTCACG GGTGAGAAAATTTCGACCATCTTGAAAGCCGCCAACGTAGACGTGGAGCCATACTGGCCCGGTCTGTTCGCTAAGGCGTTGGAAGGCGTCAATGTTCGCGATCTGATCACAAACATTGGCTCCGGTGTGGGTGCTGCACCCGCTGGTGGTGCACCCGCTGCAGCCGCCTCGGCTGCAGCTCCCGCAGCGGAAGCCGCCAAGGaggaaaagaaagaagaagaacctGAGGAATCTGATGATGACATGGGCTTCG GTCTTTTCGActaa
- the LOC120637933 gene encoding small G protein signaling modulator 3 homolog, which produces MDLAKSLFSSRDHVGYVGREEHERKISAALADDDPEDIIDVIRGMNVADELLPAPGGPFSALTPSMVPQDIMAKLAQPESDGHGGLPDYRFDEFGFCVDEEDGPEQSSNKLLANVFVEDDQHRLQWEFYSKEINFSENESRLEKTDKLQRMVKDGVPHSLRPQVWMHLCGANKKRATTEITYHEIVRASSDDGLVTSKQIEKDLVQILPNNVCFSHPTSTGVPRLRRILRALAWLYPDIGYCQGTGMIAASLLLLMEEEEAFWIMCTTVEDLLPASYYSSTLIGIQADQKVLRSLISTYLPGIDQVLNAHDIELSLITMHWFLTLYANIVHMKILLRIWDLFFLDGSIVLFKATLAMLKIKENRFTEISNSAQIFNTLSDIPGEIDDVDLLIKTIDEVCGDTLSPALIETHRRRHLAYLMADQGALVGNPNAVPNLPKQQLQRRQIKRSKSVIQTILFGDDTNNEDAVSKNVKQTEILVDLREAILQVARHFLALEPQLASDVQLTADYTMQSHAADRERYVNVSRSKRRRAKALLDFERRDGDELGFRKNDVIEVISSRDEHCWIGELNGLRGWFPARFVKLLDEKGVKYSRAGDDSVTEKAAHLVRGVLAPAFKRVLLHGIKKPSFLDGPCHPWLFIEEASSREVEKDFNSVYSRLVLCKTYRLDEDGKVLTPEELLYRCVQAINLSHDNAHAQMDVKLRTLICMGLNEEALHLWLEVLCSCVDVVQKWYHPWSFINSPGWVQIKCELRILSQFGFNLNPDWELPLKKDTQNQPLKEGVRDMLVKHHLFSWDL; this is translated from the coding sequence atggaTCTGGCTAAGTCTCTATTTAGCTCACGCGATCATGTGGGATATGTAGGCCGTGAAGAACACGAACGAAAAATTAGTGCAGCGTTAGCGGATGACGATCCAGAAGATATTATTGATGTAATTCGGGGCATGAACGTCGCCGATGAACTTCTGCCAGCACCTGGGGGACCGTTTTCTGCCCTAACACCAAGTATGGTGCCCCAAGATATCATGGCAAAACTGGCACAGCCAGAATCAGATGGACATGGTGGGCTCCCTGACTATAGATTTGACGAGTTTGGTTTCTGTGTAGATGAAGAAGACGGCCCTGAACAAAGCTCCAACAAGTTACTAGCAAATGTGTTTGTAGAAGATGACCAGCATCGTCTTCAGTGGGAATTTTACAGTAAGGAAATAAATTTTTCAGAAAATGAAAGCAGGTTAGAGAAGACAGATAAACTTCAGAGAATGGTGAAAGATGGTGTCCCACATTCATTACGGCCCCAAGTTTGGATGCATCTCTGCGGCGCCAACAAAAAGCGAGCTACAACAGAAATTACTTATCATGAAATTGTAAGGGCATCAAGTGATGATGGATTAGTCACTAGTAAACAAATAGAGAAAGACCTAGTGCAGATATTGCCGAACAATGTATGTTTCTCCCATCCCACCAGTACAGGAGTCCCGAGACTAAGGAGAATCCTTAGAGCGTTAGCTTGGTTATATCCAGATATTGGTTATTGCCAGGGTACTGGTATGATTGCTGCATCGCTATTGTTGCTTATGGAGGAAGAAGAAGCATTTTGGATTATGTGTACCACTGTGGAAGACCTCTTGCCAGCATCTTATTACTCTTCCACATTGATTGGCATACAGGCCGATCAAAAGGTTCTTAGGAGCTTGATCTCCACATATTTACCAGGTATTGATCAAGTACTAAACGCACATGACATTGAGCTGTCCCTTATTACAATGCACTGGTTCCTCACTTTGTATGCAAATATTGTCCACATGAAAATACTACTTAGGATTTGGGATCTTTTCTTTTTAGATGGCTCCATTGTACTGTTCAAAGCCACCTTAGCaatgttgaagataaaagagaACAGATTCACTGAAATATCCAATTCTGCTCAGATTTTCAACACACTATCAGATATACCTGGTGAAATTGATGATGTAgatcttttaataaaaaccatAGATGAGGTCTGTGGCGATACATTAAGTCCAGCATTGATTGAAACTCATAGAAGAAGACACTTGGCTTATCTAATGGCTGATCAGGGTGCACTGGTAGGAAATCCAAATGCAGTGCCAAATCTTCCAAAACAACAACTGCAAAGACGTCAAATAAAACGAAGCAAATCTGTAATTCAGACTATATTGTTTGGCGATGATACAAATAATGAAGATGCTGTTTCTAAGAATGTGAAGCAAACAGAAATTCTCGTTGATCTCCGGGAGGCAATATTGCAAGTTGCTCGTCACTTTCTTGCCCTCGAACCTCAATTGGCGTCTGATGTTCAACTAACTGCAGATTATACTATGCAAAGTCATGCAGCTGACAGAGAAAGGTATGTTAATGTTTCAAGAAGCAAAAGACGCAGAGCTAAAGCTTTGCTGGACTTTGAAAGGCGGGATGGTGATGAACTTGGTTTTAGGAAAAATGATGTTATAGAAGTCATCAGCTCAAGAGATGAACACTGTTGGATTGGTGAGTTAAATGGCCTAAGAGGATGGTTCCCAGCAagatttgttaaattattagaTGAAAAAGGAGTCAAATATAGCAGAGCTGGTGATGATTCAGTTACAGAAAAAGCCGCTCATTTAGTTAGGGGTGTGCTAGCTCCTGCATTTAAAAGGGTACTTCTACATGGTATTAAAAAACCTAGTTTCTTAGATGGACCATGTCATCCATGGCTATTTATAGAGGAAGCATCTTCCAGAGAGGTAGAAAAGGACTTCAATTCAGTGTACAGTCGTTTAGTTCTTTGCAAAACCTATCGTTTAGATGAAGATGGTAAAGTACTTACACCAGAAGAATTGCTGTACAGATGTGTGCAAGCTATTAACCTGTCACATGACAATGCCCATGCTCAGATGGATGTCAAGTTACGCACATTGATATGTATGGGATTGAATGAAGAAGCATTACATTTATGGTTGGAGGTGCTGTGTTCTTGTGTTGATGTTGTACAAAAATGGTATCATCCCTGGTCTTTTATAAACTCTCCTGGTTGGGTGCAGATAAAGTGTGAACTAAGAATCCTATCACAATttggatttaatttaaatccagATTGGGAGCTGCCATTGAAAAAAGATACACAAAACCAACCACTAAAAGAGGGTGTACGAGATATGTTGGTAAAACATCACTTATTCTCTTGGGACCTGTAG